Proteins from a single region of Megalopta genalis isolate 19385.01 chromosome 3, iyMegGena1_principal, whole genome shotgun sequence:
- the Acat2 gene encoding acetyl-CoA acetyltransferase 2 — MSASDVVIVSAVRTPIGSFCGTLLSVKASDLGAAVIKESLVRANVDPSEVSEVILGQVLTAGQGQNPARQAAVKAGIPVSVPAHLVNMLCGSGLKAVMSGFTSIKAGESQIVVAGGQENMSQAQHTSHLRNSVKMGDCNLTDSLLFDGLTDAFYNIHMGITAENIAKEFHISREEQDEFAARSQQKVQAAMSAGYFNKEIIPITVPTRKEPIIVGKDEYPKFETTVESLKKLRPAFVKTDGTVTAGNASGINDGAAAVVLMSAQSAAKRGLSTLGTIVAFAQVGVDPKVMGTGPIPAVELVLKKANWTKDEVDLYELNEAFAAQAIACVKSLYLDPSKVNISGGAIALGHPIGASGARVLVTLLYSLERTGGTKGVAALCIGGGMGIAIAVQRK, encoded by the exons ATGAGTGCAAGTGACGTTGTGATTGTATCTGCAGTACGAACACCCATAG GATCATTCTGTGGAACTTTATTATCAGTAAAAGCATCAGATTTGGGAGCCGCTGTTATTAAAGAAAGTTTAGTGAGGGCAAATGTTGATCCAAGTGAAGTCTCTGAAGTCATTTTAGGACAG GTATTAACTGCTGGACAAGGTCAGAATCCAGCAAGACAAGCAGCCGTAAAAGCTGGCATACCAGTATCTGTACCTGCTCATTTAGTTAATATGCTATGTGGATCGGGTTTAAA AGCAGTTATGAGTGGTTTTACATCCATAAAAGCTGGTGAAAGCCAAATAGTTGTAGCTGGGGGTCAGGAGAACATGAGCCAAGCACAACATACATCACATCTTAGAAATTCTGTGAAGATGGGTGATTGTAATCTTACAGATTCTTTATTATTCGATGGTTTAACAGATGCATTCTATAATATTCATATGGGAATAACAG CTGAAAATATTGCAAAAGAATTCCATATAAGTAGAGAAGAGCAAGACGAATTCGCAGCTAGATCTCAACAAAAAGTACAAGCTGCAATGTCTGCAGGCTAttttaataaagaaattatTCCTATAACAGTGCCTACTAGGAAAGAGCCTATTATTGTAGGCAAAGACGAATATCCTAAGTTTGAAACAACTGTTGAATCCCTTAAAAAATTGAGACCCGCGTTTGTAAAA ACTGACGGTACTGTTACTGCTGGTAATGCTTCTGGTATAAATGATGGAGCAGCAGCTGTAGTACTAATGTCAGCACAAAGTGCTGCAAAACGAGGACTTTCCACATTAGGTACAATCGTCGCATTTGCTCAAGTCGGAGTTGATCCCAAAGTTATGGGTACAGGTCCCATTCCAGCCGTGGAACTAGTG CTAAAAAAAGCAAATTGGACGAAAGATGAGGTGGATTTATATGAATTGAATGAAGCTTTTGCAGCACAAGCGATAGCATGTGTCAAAAGTCTTTATTTAGATCCGTCTAAAGTTAATATTTCTGGTGGTGCTATTGCTTTAGGTCACCCTATTGGTGCATCAG GAGCTAGGGTTTTAGTTACTTTACTATATTCTTTGGAAAGGACTGGGGGTACCAAAGGTGTAGCAGCTTTATGTATTGGTGGTGGAATGGGCATTGCTATTGCCGTTCAACGAAAATAA
- the Nt5a gene encoding 5' nucleotidase A, whose translation MYMLSKFVCPLPSVASVKHFCTTRSVFLSNVRMFNYDCIGFDFDNTLLRFNVTNLARMTYESLADYLIKEKQYNSKHLSKPLTDKDFDFMQKGLLLNFERGDILRINPDGLILRACHGSNLLTNTEIKKRYPNMKWEITDAFCRDMLSTWYGPTSMKMRCLLDYFDISTSLIFARLIDTIDEDEGGPLNRYNVWPDMLDGLNKIYNRDTSKLGQGIFYTNIKSDCDKYLYKCSAETISWLKELKIYRTTFLITGSHIDIVEYTATYALGEDWRSLFDIIICYAKKPDFFTDNNPFFQLINGTEGDIIESKDLIQSGIYSRGNWKGLFEFFRRVSKKDNPRCVYVGDNLMQDIYVPNVYAQCDTIAVIEEQMSEGMLHQALSHPDEKVLNSTFWGSYFCLKDSNINTDSLWGNVIRKYAVLCIPEIDIIAKEPLEKSYIFFCKNNKKYGGYYPAIPLNTYCTSYQGTVTVFSREEKNTKD comes from the exons ATGTATATGTTAAGTAAATTTGTGTGCCCTTTACCATCCGTTGCAAGTGTTAAACATTTTTGTACAACAAGATCAGTATTTCTAAGTAATGTAAGGATGTTTAATTATGATTGCATTGGGTTTGACTTCGATAACACATTGTTACGTTTCAATGTGACGAACCTAGCACGAATGACATATGAAAGTCTAGCTGATTATTTAATAAAGGAGAAACAATATAACTCAAAACATTTGTCAAAACCATTAACAGACAAAGATTTTGATTTCATGCAGAAAGGGTTATTATTAAACTTTGAAAGAGGAGATATTCTTAGAATAAATCCTGATGGCTTAATTCTAAGAGCATGCCATGGATCAAATTTGTTGACTAATacagaaattaaaaaaagataTCCTAACATGAAGTGGGAAATTACTGATGCTTTTTGTCGTGATATGTTGTCAACATGGTATGGTCCTACATCGATGAAAATGAGATGTTTGCTTGATTACTTTGACATTTCAACATCTTTAATTTTTGCAAGATTGATAGATACTATTGACGAAGATGAAGGTGGACCATTGAATAGATACAATGTTTGGCCTGATATGTTAGAtggattaaataaaatatataacagAGATACATCTAAACTAGGTCAGGGAATTTTCTATACTAATATAAAAAGTGATTGTGATAAATATCTATATAAATGTAGTGCAGAAACTATATCTTGGCTTAAAGAGTTAAAAATATATCGTACTACATTCCTTATTACTGGATCCCATATTGATATTGTTGAATATACAGCTACTTATGCACTTGGAGAAGACTGGAGATCTctatttgatattattatttgctATGCAAAGAAACCTGATTTTTTTACTGACAATAATCCATTTTTCCAATTGATAAATGGTACAGAAGGTGATATAATAGAGAGTAAAGATCTAATTCAGAGTGGGATATACAGTCGAGGAAATTGGAAGGGACTTTTTGAGTTCTTTAGACGTGTGTCCAAAAAAGATAATCCTCGCTGTGTATATGTTGGTGATAATCTTATGCAAGATATTTATGTACCAAATGTATATGCACAATGTGATACAATAGCAGTAATTGAAGAACAAATGTCAGAAGGAATGCTTCATCAAGCACTATCACATCCAGATGAAAAAGTATTGAATTCAACATTTTGGGGTTCCTATTTCTGTTTAAAAGATTCTAACATCAACACGGATTCATTGTGGGGCAACGTTATAAGAAAATATGCAGTATTATGTATACCAGAAATAGACATAATTGCTAAAGAACCATTAGAAAAatcttatatatttttttgtaaaaataataagaaatacgGTGGATATTATCCAGCTATCCCACTGA ATACGTATTGTACCAGCTATCAAGGAACAGTTACAGTATTTAGTAGGGAAGAGAAAAACACAAAAGACTAA